Below is a window of Haloterrigena alkaliphila DNA.
AGCAGTGTCCGACGGTTACCACGCTTGAATCTCCGCGGGGAAGTTTCGGACGCTGAAGCGACCCTTCTCGCCGACCTCCACGACCTGGATACAGTTTTATCAATAAGTGAAATAGCAGATGAGCTTGATAAGTCGAAGAGTACAATCGCACGCCATATCAATAGCCTAGAATCCGCGGGCTTCGTGCGGACCAGAAAGAATGGGAGAAGCAAAACGGTCGAAATCACCGACAGTGGTCGGATTTTCCTAAAGACAAGAGCTGCTAACGTTATCTGAAACGATCCGCTCTGTCCCTTCTGGCGGCATTATCACTATCTTGGAGAATAGACATCTTTGTGATGTTTATTCCAGACCTGCATTGAATTGTGTCCTATGGAAACGGTCAGAACCGAGATTTATGTCCCTGGACTGTCCAGTAAATCCTGGCGAATCGCAGGACAGCAGGGACCCCCGTTCGATAATCGAACGAAATCAAATGCGCGATCGGCGGCTCGTTTATAAACGATGTACCGCCGTCTTGCGAATGTGATCCGTTCGGAAAACGAATGGGCGCTGCAGGATTTGAACCCACGGCAACTTGGTCCGAAGCCAAGCACTCTGTCCAGACTGAGCTAAGCGCCCTCAGTTGAGCAATTTCCGTCGGGCCGTATAAGTCACTCGATTTTGGGCCATTCCGGCAGCCCTTACCGCGTCCACCATTGCCACTTCTCATTCGGTGAAAATTGCCGCCCGGGGTCTTTGTCGTGGGGGGTGAACGTCGACCCGTATGACGGTGAACGAGGCCCCGATCCCCGACGACGGCCAGACCGACGACGCACCGCTCGAGTTGCTCACCGACGACGAGGACGTCTGGACGGCCGTCCCCGCCGACGCTACCGGCGACGAACGGGTGAGCAAGTGGCTCTCGATCGACGCCGACACGCTCTGCGACCTCGAGGAGTGGCGCTAGCGATCCGACCCCCGCAACTGCGATCGACCGCCCGTTCGGTCCACTGAGCATTCGGTCTCGATTCTCCACCCAGTTCGCCGTCCGTTCCCAGCGTCGTCGCCTGCAGCGGCGGCGCCGGATCGCACCGTTTAACCAGTCCCGCTGAGCACTGCCGTGCATGACAGCGGGCGAGACGGGCCGCGGGTTGCTCGAGTTGACGCGGCCGGTGAACGTGATCGCGGCGAGCGTTCTGACGGCTATCGGGTCGTTCGTCGCCGGCGGGATCACCGAGGAACCGGTCGCGGTCGCGGCGGCGGTCGCCGCCACGGGACTCGCGGTCGGGGCCGGAAACGCGATCAACGACTACTTCGACCGGGAGATCGACCGGATCAACCAGCCCGACAGGCCGATCCCCCGCGGCGCGGTGAGCCCGCGCGGCGCGCTCGCGTTCAGTCTCGTCTGTTTCGGCGCCTCCGTCGCGCTCGCGGTCACGCTCCCGCTGGCGGCGCTCGCCATCGCCGGGATCAACCTCGTCGCGCTGGTGGCCTACACCGAGGTCTTCAAGGGACTGCCCGGGGTCGGGAACGCGCTGGTGGCCTACCTCGTCGGGAGCACGTTCCTCTTCGGCGCCGCCGCGGTGGGCCAGATGGCGCCCGCGGTCGTCCTCTTTCTCCTCTCGGCGATCGCGACGCTGACCCGCGAGATCGTCAAGGACGTGGAGGACCTCGAGGGCGACCGCGAGGAGGGGCTGAACACGCTGCCGATCGCGATCGGCGAACGGCCCGCGCTGTGGGTCGCGACCGGCCTCCTTCTCGTCGGCGTCGTCGCGAGCCCCCTGCCGTATCTCCTCGAGTACTTCGACGAGGCGTATCTGGCCGTGGTGGTGCCGGCCGTCGCGATCATGTGTTACGGCGCCTACGAGAGTTTCGCGGATCCGACGGCCGGCCAGCGATACCTCAAGTACGGGATGTTTCTGGCCGCTGTCGCGTTTATCGTCGGCCGTGCAGCGACGATGGTAGCGATCGCGTGACGTCGTACAGGCCAGTTACGGCCGGTTCAAGTGCCACAATCCATACGAATTAGTATTGGTTGTGGCCGAACAATCAAAAGTAATATAAGCTGGATGCCGCATTCTCATACTACACGCCGAAGTAGCCAGCGGTCCGCACGACGGCTGTATGGATGTGAGTATCTGGTATGTATGACCTCGCAGACGCCCTCCCGGACGCCGAAATCGATCCCGGGACGAACCTGCTCATCGCGGGCCCGCCGCTGACCGGCAAGCGCGAGCTCGCCTTCGACATTCTCGCGAACGGCGCCAATCGGGGCGACGGTTCGATCGTCGTCACGACCAAGGACAGCGCCGACAAGATCCTCGAGACCTTCACCGAGACGGTCGATGCGGGCACCGAGCCGGACGTCGGCGTCGTCGACTGCGTGACGAAACAGCGCGGGATCGGCACCGTCGACGCCGACCCGCGGATCAAGTACGCGTCCTCGCCGGTCGACATGACCGGCATCGGGATCAAGCTCTCCGAGTTCCTCCAGGAGTTCTACGAGGGCCGCGGACTGACCGAGAACCGCGTCCTGCTTCACTCGGTCTCGACGCTGCTCATGTACTCCGATCTGCAGACCGTGTTCCGGTTCCTCCACGTCTTCACCGGCCGCATCCAGAGCGCCGACGCCATGGGCCTGTACGTCATCGACTCGACGGCCCACGACGACCAGACCATGAACACGCTCAAACAGTTGTTCGACGCCGTCATCGAACTCGAGGAAGCGGACGACGGCGAGGAGCCCGAGATTCGGACCGCCGGCCTCTCGCGATAATCGATATCGACCGCTGGCACTCGTTTTCGCTGCGACTACTGTGTGATAGTGCCGGAATCCCGTCACTCACAGCCCATGGAGTCGAGAACACTACGAAAGCCCCTGCTGGCTCCGGTCGAGGGGCTCGCTGCGCGCGCTCACTCCTTCACGTGCTTGTGTCGCCCGTCTTCCCGGAGCCAGCAGCTCCTTTCATTCCCACCCGTAGCGGCTGACCAGTCGGACCTCCGCGAGTGGGAATGAAGGGGCTTTCGTGCTGTTTGTAGTCTCCTCAGCCACCGCTGTCTCCCGACTCGAGTCACTTCGTTCCCGAGATAAGAGACCCCGAAACGTTTCAGCGCCGAGCGCGTACCCTCGAGTACCA
It encodes the following:
- a CDS encoding DUF7511 domain-containing protein; amino-acid sequence: MTVNEAPIPDDGQTDDAPLELLTDDEDVWTAVPADATGDERVSKWLSIDADTLCDLEEWR
- a CDS encoding geranylgeranylglycerol-phosphate geranylgeranyltransferase; the encoded protein is MTAGETGRGLLELTRPVNVIAASVLTAIGSFVAGGITEEPVAVAAAVAATGLAVGAGNAINDYFDREIDRINQPDRPIPRGAVSPRGALAFSLVCFGASVALAVTLPLAALAIAGINLVALVAYTEVFKGLPGVGNALVAYLVGSTFLFGAAAVGQMAPAVVLFLLSAIATLTREIVKDVEDLEGDREEGLNTLPIAIGERPALWVATGLLLVGVVASPLPYLLEYFDEAYLAVVVPAVAIMCYGAYESFADPTAGQRYLKYGMFLAAVAFIVGRAATMVAIA
- a CDS encoding RAD55 family ATPase; the protein is MYDLADALPDAEIDPGTNLLIAGPPLTGKRELAFDILANGANRGDGSIVVTTKDSADKILETFTETVDAGTEPDVGVVDCVTKQRGIGTVDADPRIKYASSPVDMTGIGIKLSEFLQEFYEGRGLTENRVLLHSVSTLLMYSDLQTVFRFLHVFTGRIQSADAMGLYVIDSTAHDDQTMNTLKQLFDAVIELEEADDGEEPEIRTAGLSR